One genomic segment of Paenibacillus sp. FSL H8-0332 includes these proteins:
- a CDS encoding NAD-dependent epimerase/dehydratase family protein produces MKKVLVLGGTRFFGKRLVELLLQDQGSEVTILTRGLTEDTFGERVTRLAVDRTDEAALERAALDTVWDIVYDNICYTPDEAAAAVRIWAGRAKRYILTSSLSVYDPQPEALAETDFDPWHYPLKSGGKAEISYQEGKRQAEAILLQTADFPVAAVRFPIVLGPDDYTRRLHFHIKHVLAGQPIGIPNPQAEISFIRSDEAADFLHWLGREGSAVTGPVNACSDGTLTISAVISIIEQITERTATVQSEAAEADQSPFGIGASWFMDTAKARSAGFSFLSLSEWFPELVSSLTHSLRQDQ; encoded by the coding sequence ATGAAGAAGGTGCTTGTGCTTGGAGGAACGAGATTTTTCGGCAAAAGACTGGTGGAGCTGCTGCTCCAGGACCAGGGCAGCGAGGTCACCATTCTCACCCGGGGCCTAACCGAGGATACCTTCGGTGAGCGTGTCACCCGGCTGGCTGTGGACCGGACGGATGAAGCGGCGCTTGAGCGGGCTGCCTTGGATACCGTGTGGGATATCGTCTACGATAACATTTGCTACACGCCGGATGAGGCTGCGGCGGCTGTGCGGATCTGGGCGGGGCGGGCCAAGCGGTATATCCTGACTTCCAGCTTATCGGTGTACGATCCACAGCCGGAGGCGCTGGCTGAAACGGACTTCGATCCTTGGCATTATCCGCTGAAGTCCGGCGGGAAGGCAGAGATCAGTTACCAGGAAGGCAAAAGGCAAGCCGAAGCGATTCTGCTTCAGACAGCCGATTTCCCGGTGGCTGCGGTACGTTTTCCGATTGTGCTGGGCCCGGATGATTATACGCGCCGGTTGCATTTTCACATTAAGCATGTTCTGGCGGGTCAACCGATTGGCATCCCTAATCCGCAAGCGGAGATCTCGTTCATCCGTTCGGACGAAGCGGCTGATTTCCTGCATTGGCTGGGCCGGGAGGGCTCAGCCGTCACCGGGCCGGTGAACGCCTGCTCTGATGGCACCCTCACCATTAGCGCCGTTATCTCCATCATCGAGCAGATCACCGAAAGGACGGCTACCGTCCAGAGTGAGGCGGCGGAAGCAGACCAATCGCCTTTTGGCATCGGAGCATCCTGGTTCATGGATACGGCAAAAGCCCGCAGCGCGGGCTTCAGCTTCCTATCCTTATCAGAGTGGTTCCCGGAGCTGGTCTCGTCGCTGACCCATTCACTTCGCCAGGACCAGTAA
- a CDS encoding methyl-accepting chemotaxis protein has translation MKWKLILSFSAITLIFLGVAVYQGHKINQVERSMERQKSEMENRITVSTITQQLQELNRAETSFAESSDLEQAEPLQEKQRQLSAELAKVNFEQGTPAFKLLGLLADQTEAYGELTQELVTVLSDETLDPLSVLERSDVIHTKALALNQDMLKTNGELYTAAAKNAGQAQNISFALLDDTVSVVTYAAAGVFLFMLVLAWLLIRSFLSPVRRLQAALRQIAEGDLRQQINSPYNDELGQLSHHFDHMVGRVQGMLRQTLSAAGSLADYAQSFQESSAVTAHTNQNIVRTIQEISLGADQQAVQSEQSSQLLEELACGVQEITDYTDVMLTTSEAANRNRQQGSETVTALRQSSQDSRVSISKVYGALDKLVSQSKDISRITHSITEISKQTNILSLNAAIEAARAGAAGKGFAVIADEVRQLSIQTNDSSVHISRIIQELGAGMADFQGHMMETRDRLEQQDHQVEQTLASFAAIDESITGISTQIGQIHNKVEQTRTLNSQLAESVHSVAAVAEQTAAGVQEVNASSTQQDQAIGDIARQAGEINEISQRLFREINVFKISETAEAEFELEAASELEPDPVSASDSNASLAHAGTTVRGVVQESEKKLYAEPEGEVQVELQRKIHTELTAQTEKKAEAGIHRPLPVGIPVQDKPAPGLSILVNEPQQEISKELAEDLLVLAK, from the coding sequence ATGAAATGGAAGCTGATTTTAAGTTTCTCGGCCATTACACTCATTTTTCTGGGGGTGGCTGTGTACCAGGGACATAAGATTAATCAGGTGGAGCGATCCATGGAACGGCAGAAGAGCGAAATGGAGAATAGAATCACCGTCTCAACCATCACCCAGCAGCTCCAGGAGCTGAACCGGGCAGAGACTTCATTCGCTGAGTCCAGCGATCTGGAGCAGGCAGAACCTTTACAGGAGAAGCAGCGGCAGTTGTCTGCCGAGCTCGCCAAGGTGAATTTTGAGCAGGGCACGCCTGCCTTCAAGTTGCTCGGACTTCTGGCTGACCAGACAGAAGCATATGGGGAACTAACGCAGGAACTGGTAACCGTGTTGTCGGACGAGACCCTGGACCCGCTAAGTGTGTTGGAGAGAAGCGATGTTATACATACGAAGGCGCTCGCATTGAATCAGGACATGCTGAAGACGAACGGGGAGCTGTACACCGCTGCTGCCAAAAATGCCGGACAGGCGCAGAATATCTCCTTCGCGCTGCTGGATGATACCGTTTCGGTCGTAACCTATGCCGCTGCCGGGGTGTTCCTGTTCATGCTGGTGCTCGCCTGGCTGCTGATCCGCTCGTTCCTGTCACCAGTGCGCAGGCTCCAGGCGGCGCTCAGACAGATCGCGGAGGGCGATCTCCGGCAGCAGATTAACTCCCCGTATAATGACGAGCTTGGACAGCTGAGCCATCATTTCGACCATATGGTCGGCAGGGTACAGGGGATGCTGCGGCAGACCTTGTCAGCGGCAGGCTCGCTTGCCGATTATGCGCAATCTTTTCAAGAGTCTTCGGCAGTAACAGCGCATACGAACCAGAATATTGTCAGAACCATCCAGGAGATTTCGCTTGGAGCAGACCAGCAGGCTGTCCAGTCGGAGCAGAGCTCACAGCTGCTGGAGGAGCTGGCCTGCGGGGTTCAGGAGATTACCGATTATACGGATGTCATGCTGACTACGAGTGAAGCCGCTAACCGGAACAGGCAGCAGGGCTCGGAGACCGTTACGGCGCTGCGCCAGAGCTCCCAGGATTCTCGGGTGTCCATCAGCAAGGTCTACGGGGCGCTGGACAAGCTGGTGAGCCAGTCCAAGGATATCTCGCGTATTACCCATTCGATCACCGAAATCTCGAAGCAGACGAATATTCTCTCACTGAACGCAGCGATTGAAGCTGCCAGGGCGGGGGCAGCAGGCAAAGGCTTCGCCGTGATTGCCGATGAAGTGCGGCAGTTGTCCATACAGACGAATGATTCCTCGGTGCATATCAGCAGGATTATTCAGGAGCTTGGGGCCGGTATGGCGGATTTCCAGGGACATATGATGGAGACCCGGGACCGTCTGGAGCAGCAGGACCATCAGGTGGAACAGACCCTGGCTTCCTTCGCCGCTATCGACGAATCGATTACAGGCATCAGTACACAGATCGGGCAAATTCACAATAAGGTGGAACAGACCCGGACCCTCAATTCGCAGCTGGCCGAATCTGTACATTCTGTTGCGGCTGTAGCTGAGCAGACGGCGGCCGGGGTTCAGGAGGTTAACGCTTCCAGCACCCAGCAGGATCAGGCCATCGGGGACATCGCAAGACAGGCCGGGGAGATTAATGAAATCTCGCAGCGGCTGTTCCGGGAGATCAATGTGTTCAAAATATCGGAGACTGCTGAGGCCGAATTTGAGCTGGAAGCAGCGTCTGAGCTAGAACCAGACCCAGTTTCAGCTTCAGATTCAAATGCAAGTTTAGCACATGCAGGTACAACGGTTCGCGGGGTGGTGCAGGAATCCGAAAAGAAGCTGTACGCAGAGCCAGAAGGGGAAGTCCAGGTCGAGCTACAGCGGAAGATCCATACCGAGCTGACGGCACAGACAGAAAAAAAGGCAGAAGCCGGAATTCACCGGCCCCTGCCTGTGGGAATACCGGTGCAGGATAAGCCTGCGCCCGGCCTGAGTATACTTGTTAACGAACCGCAGCAAGAAATCTCCAAAGAGCTGGCGGAGGACTTACTGGTCCTGGCGAAGTGA
- a CDS encoding RNA polymerase sigma factor — translation MTILEHHRTPDTIVMDTRHLQELGKTLQRYCLSLTRSRFDADDLAQETWAKALGYRKFTISPNPEALLLRIAKNTWIDESRRKGSFIRAMERSGAASDPASAAAALEELSGLELTFQALLAHLSPPQRTAWVLRDVLGYSAAESAGLLATTEGAVKAALHRARQALAKVREELAEHEGPALPQDADYQGYLQALAEAYEQGQIPVLLELLRQENAGEVTAAVSTLTVQAVYSDNVRYSNSYGSPATYELRMAA, via the coding sequence ATGACGATTCTTGAACATCACCGGACACCGGATACGATAGTTATGGATACAAGACATCTGCAAGAGCTGGGAAAAACACTGCAGCGCTACTGCCTGTCGCTCACCCGCTCCCGCTTCGACGCCGACGATCTGGCGCAGGAGACCTGGGCCAAAGCGCTGGGCTACCGCAAATTCACCATCAGTCCCAATCCCGAAGCCCTGCTGCTGCGGATTGCCAAGAATACCTGGATTGACGAGTCCCGCCGCAAGGGGTCGTTCATTCGCGCCATGGAACGGTCTGGAGCGGCATCAGATCCAGCTTCTGCCGCGGCAGCTTTAGAGGAGCTTTCCGGGCTGGAGCTGACCTTTCAGGCGCTGCTTGCCCATCTTTCGCCGCCGCAACGGACCGCCTGGGTCCTACGCGATGTGCTGGGGTATTCAGCCGCTGAGTCCGCCGGACTCCTGGCAACCACGGAAGGAGCGGTCAAAGCGGCGCTGCACCGTGCACGCCAGGCCTTAGCGAAGGTCAGGGAAGAACTGGCGGAGCATGAGGGTCCGGCTCTTCCGCAGGATGCTGATTACCAGGGTTATCTGCAGGCGCTGGCTGAGGCCTATGAGCAAGGGCAGATTCCAGTATTGCTGGAGCTGCTACGCCAGGAGAATGCAGGGGAGGTAACCGCTGCTGTAAGCACCCTTACCGTACAGGCCGTATATTCAGACAATGTAAGATATTCCAACAGCTATGGAAGCCCTGCAACCTATGAGCTGCGGATGGCTGCCTAA